In Cyprinus carpio isolate SPL01 chromosome A1, ASM1834038v1, whole genome shotgun sequence, the following proteins share a genomic window:
- the cracdlb gene encoding CRACD-like protein produces the protein FLVASTGRKKSRFKQLKTRLFGKLKKKESEGLIKQSQSASDITAPEGRREGYDSEDEFSFLHGLSSRALSHDSIFITDQTPSTEPTRVLSQENVHGKKKTLQLKLQQQNLHLGPPSMLIPGKRIEDSGTTSEDDGLPCSPPEMSFHERVMHGAVYKYPGSQKHLSSLSLAGTGSEEEEQADPFQPSSRPLSPVSKPSPQPIISPASSSTTPTAGADFSNPAGFMPRLDNSAARHRMSVKPRNQRASTRGKRVPTVSLSPRHRSESISDLDNVLSEEEEDETMMSTETVNHYLYSSPNLELTEKPTSPEPTETTPAASAQDQEENPNRTEISLPSPDVEILKSEESLETEGKVTTNPLYLQPMSFGFISSGPTSPLGLPESPTPQREIESLRAHSPIQTHDRNDIQIQTSDTDKKETFRPHPVPVPRLKKHKMEIRSPPSPKGAEEASTKPWEAEVEIAPNAGSVQFLIASAKYRSKTTSETKQNEGHLKDSPEIKTQAIKPNPESQKDEERETKPTELQNLLHQTQETKSSFRREVPPPIMSKPITGTNLRKADTAAEHVETEKLEEAEDRKSAFGVQLRTTSLSLKYRSEVSKIKDETKRYSLESNTVTEVSEEHAGKAETFRNMHDSNTKSKPSVPKKLDLQSLDVPLAAQDYGRSSIQNTTGASKEAVSEPGWMSLAREKTRAYQPFLGRLATNQSPVHPTSPTAPPAQPPKPALQPKTQPLSTSLHPLKAASLQTSQRPPTKPAPSGTKDWQVTYCWREQNTPSTPLIIKYSLLNFITTTDDYQTRSLLALTVTSEPPATSSSPTDISHQQQQQQPRSDGAQPSWMELAKRKSLAWSDKTLELS, from the exons TTTCTGGTGGCTTCAACAGGAAGGAAGAAATCACGTTTTAAGCAGCTGAAGACACGTCTCTTTGGGAAACTGAAGAAAAAGGAAAGTGAAGGGCTGATTAAGCAAAGCCAGTCTGCTAGTGACATCACAGCTCCAGAGGGCAGAAGAGAAGGTTACGACTCTGAAGACGAGTTTTC GTTCCTGCATGGTCTGAGCTCCAGGGCGCTTTCCCATGACAGCATCTTCATTACAGACCAGACCCCGTCCACAGAACCAACCCGGGTTCTTTCCCAAGAAAACgttcatggcaaaaaaaaaactct gCAGTTGAAACTACAGCAGCAGAACTTACATCTAGGTCCTCCTTCAATGCTGATTCCTGGTAAACGCATAGAGGACTCAGGAACCACTTCAGAGGACGATGGTTTACCTTGCAGCCCACCTGAGATGTCCTTCCATGAGCGAGTCATGCATGGAGCAGTTTACAAG TATCCCGGATCTCAGAAACATCTGAGCTCTCTGAGCTTagcaggaacaggaagtgaagAAGAGGAGCAG GCTGATCCTTTCCAGCCATCATCAAGACCTCTATCTCCAGTCTCCAAACCGTCCCCTCAGCCAATCATCTCTCCCGCCTCATCCTCGACCACGCCCACTGCAGGAGCTGACTTCAGTAACCCTGCAGGTTTCATGCCTAGGTTGGATAACTCAGCTGCCCGTCACCGCATGTCAGTCAAACCAAGGAACCAACGAGCCAGTACAAGAGGAAAGCGAGTGCCAACG GTATCTCTTTCTCCCAGGCATCGTTCAGAAAGCATCAGTGATTTGGATAATGTTCtgtctgaagaagaagaagatgaaacCATGATGTCCACTGAGACAGTAAACCATTACTTGTACTCCTCTCCGAATTTGGAGCTAACAGAGAAACCCACCTCTCCAGAACCTACAGAAACAACTCCTGCAGCGTCAGCACAGGACCAGGAGGAGAACCCTAACAGAACTGAAATCAGTCTCCCATCTCCGGATGTTGAAATCCTGAAGTCGGAAGAGTCTCTTGAAACTGAAGGGAAAGTCACCACAAATCCTCTTTATTTGCAGCCTATGTCCTTCGGCTTTATCTCATCAGGTCCAACGTCACCTTTAGGACTTCCAGAATCTCCTACACCACAAAGAGAAATAGAGTCATTAAGAGCCCATTCACCTATCCAGACACATGATAGAAATGATATCCAGATTCAGACGTCTGACACAGATAAAAAGGAAACATTTAGACCACATCCTGTACCCGTGCCTCgcttaaaaaagcacaaaatggaAATAAGGAGCCCTCCATCTCCAAAAGGAGCTGAGGAGGCCTCAACGAAACCTTGGGAAGCTGAAGTGGAAATTGCACCTAACGCTGGATCAGTCCAGTTTTTAATTGCATCTGCAAAGTATCGCTCCAAAACAACCAGTGAGACAAAGCAGAATGAGGGTCATTTGAAAGATTCTCCAGAAATCAAGACCCAAGCCATCAAACCCAATCCAGAGTCACAGaaagatgaagagagagaaacaaaaccaACAGAGCTCCAGAATCTCCTCCATCAAACACAAGAGACAAAAAGCAGTTTTCGTAGAGAAGTACCACCTCCTATTATGTCCAAACCAATAACAGGAACTAATCTTAGGAAGGCTGACACCGCTGCAGAACATGTGGAAACAGAGAAACTAGAGGAAGCTGAAGACAGGAAGAGTGCTTTTGGGGTGCAGCTCCGCACAACCTCTCTGTCACTGAAATATCGCTCAGAGGTTTCCAAAATCAAGGATGAAACCAAACGGTACAGTTTAGAGTCTAATACAGTGACAGAAGTCTCAGAAGAGCATGCTGGGAAAGCAGAAACCTTTAGGAATATGCATGACAGCAACACAAAGAGTAAACCTAGTGTTCCCAAAAAACTAGATTTACAGAGCCTGGACGTTCCGCTTGCCGCCCAAGACT ACGGAAGATCATCTATCCAAAACACAACAGGAGCAAGTAAAGAAGCTGTGTCTGAGCCAGGCTGGATGAGTCTAGCCAGAGAGAAGACCAGAGCCTACCAGCCATTCTTGGGCAGATTAGCCACAAATCAGTCACCAGTCCACCCTACATCTCCAACAGCTCCTCCTGCACAGCCTCCCAAACCAGCCTTACAGCCTAAAACACAGCCACTGAGCACCTCGCTTCATCCACTGAAAGCAGCCAGCCTACAGACCTCACAGAGACCTCCGACAAAACCAGCACCTAGCGGAACAAAAGACTGGCAGGTAACATATTGCTGGAGAGAACAAAACACACCCTCCACACCCTTGATTATAAAATACTCCCTTCTGAACTTCATAactaca actgatgattaTCAGaccagatctctgt TAGCACTTACTGTCACATCTGAGCCTCCAGCAACCTCATCATCACCAACGGACATCtctcatcagcagcagcagcagcagccacgGTCAGATGGAGCTCAGCCGTCCTGGATGGAGCTCGCCAAGAGAAAGTCTTTAGCTTGGAGTGACAAAACTTTAGAATTAAGCTGA